One genomic segment of Triplophysa rosa linkage group LG22, Trosa_1v2, whole genome shotgun sequence includes these proteins:
- the b3gat1b gene encoding galactosylgalactosylxylosylprotein 3-beta-glucuronosyltransferase 1, with protein MPKRKDILALILIVLPWTLLITFWQQHSDNPLLPSQRDDRSAHRRGFRLQESCITQNTQITEVTRTRYVYSHLPPRSDALPTLHVITPTYRRPVQKAELTRLSNTLLHVPNLHWLVVEDSSRRTALVSRLLENSGLNYTHLNVETPRNLKVRTNPKESRIPRGTMQRNLALRWLRRNINPNSGHKGVVYFADDDNTYSLELFEEMRWTRKTSVWPVAFVGGLRYESPKINSLGKVSGWRTVFDPRRPFAIDMAGFSVNLQLILSKPQA; from the exons ATGCCGAAGAGAAAAGATATCCTGGCACTTATATTGATTGTTTTGCCGTGGACTTTGCTCATCACGTTTTGGCAGCAACATTCTGACAACCCTTTGCTTCCATCTCAAAGGG ATGACAGGTCAGCTCACAGAAGAGGCTTCAGACTTCAGGAATCCTGCATCACACAGAACACTCAAATCACTGAGGTCACCCGGACGAGGTACGTGTACAGCCACCTGCCGCCCCGGTCTGACGCACTGCCCACTCTTCACGTTATAACGCCGACCTACAGAAGGCCCGTTCAGAAGGCGGAGTTAACCCGCCTTTCTAACACCCTTCTCCATGTGCCCAACCTGCACTGGTTGGTTGTGGAGGACTCTTCGCGGAGGACGGCGCTGGTGTCGAGGCTGCTGGAGAACTCAGGGTTGAATTACACCCACCTAAACGTAGAGACACCTCGGAACCTCAAAGTGCGAACGAATCCCAAAGAATCGAGGATCCCGCGCGGCACCATGCAGAGGAACCTGGCTCTTCGCTGGCTCAGGAGAAACATCAACCCAAACTCTGGTCATAAAGGGGTCGTCTACTTTGCAGACGATGACAATACCTACAGCCTGGAGCTGTTTGAGGAG ATGCGCTGGACTCGTAAGACATCTGTCTGGCCGGTCGCCTTTGTCGGAGGTCTCCGGTACGAATCACCCAAAATCAACTCTCTGGGCAAAGTGTCCGGATGGAGGACGGTGTTTGACCCTCGTCGACCTTTTGCTATCGACATGGCAGGGTTTTCTGTGAACTTACAGCTCATCCTCAGCAAACCTCAAGCATAA